In the genome of Myxococcus stipitatus, one region contains:
- the asd gene encoding archaetidylserine decarboxylase (Phosphatidylserine decarboxylase is synthesized as a single chain precursor. Generation of the pyruvoyl active site from a Ser is coupled to cleavage of a Gly-Ser bond between the larger (beta) and smaller (alpha chains). It is an integral membrane protein.), translating into MNDQTFMKLMRLLPKSALSSVVGMATRVPVPAPVHQAAMRAFARSYNVDMAEAEHPIEHYPTFAQFFTRSLKPGLRPIDPDEKAVVSPVDGRVSQVGYSEHGRCLQAKGIEYTVDELLGDSQAAKPFHGGAWTTIYLSPRDYHRIHAPLAGTITGYAYIPGEFWPVNPASVMNKQSLFCVNERLVTYLQTAAGQCAVVKVGATCVSRIKASYDDITTHTGQPGKVHRYQEGYKVEKGGELGRFEMGSTVILLFEAGRVKWESSLQPEAPLRLGQRIGVLP; encoded by the coding sequence ATGAACGACCAGACCTTCATGAAGTTGATGCGGTTGTTGCCCAAGTCCGCCCTGTCCTCCGTCGTGGGGATGGCCACGCGAGTGCCCGTGCCCGCGCCTGTTCATCAGGCGGCCATGCGCGCGTTCGCCCGGTCCTACAACGTGGACATGGCGGAGGCCGAGCACCCCATCGAGCACTACCCGACCTTCGCGCAGTTCTTCACCCGGAGCCTGAAGCCGGGCCTGCGTCCCATCGACCCGGACGAGAAGGCCGTCGTGTCGCCGGTGGATGGCCGCGTGTCCCAGGTGGGCTACTCGGAGCACGGCCGGTGCCTCCAGGCGAAGGGCATCGAGTACACGGTGGATGAGCTGCTGGGCGACTCGCAGGCGGCGAAGCCGTTCCACGGTGGCGCCTGGACGACCATCTACCTGTCTCCGCGCGACTATCACCGCATCCACGCGCCGCTGGCGGGCACCATCACCGGCTACGCGTACATCCCTGGCGAGTTCTGGCCGGTGAACCCCGCGTCGGTGATGAACAAGCAGTCGCTGTTCTGCGTGAATGAGCGGCTGGTGACGTACCTCCAGACGGCGGCGGGACAGTGCGCGGTGGTGAAGGTGGGCGCCACGTGTGTGTCGCGCATCAAGGCGTCCTACGACGACATCACCACGCACACGGGCCAGCCGGGCAAGGTCCACCGGTATCAAGAGGGCTACAAGGTGGAGAAGGGGGGCGAGCTGGGCCGCTTCGAGATGGGCTCCACCGTCATCCTCCTGTTCGAGGCCGGCCGCGTGAAGTGGGAGTCGAGCCTGCAGCCGGAGGCGCCGCTCCGACTGGGGCAGCGCATCGGAGTGTTGCCGTGA
- a CDS encoding metallophosphoesterase family protein, translating into MRIAVISDIHSNIEALTEVLRVTEHQKVDRIVSLGDIVGYGASPNPCCELVRSVAEVTLLGNHDAAVAGRMDYSYYYDAARHALDWSANVLTDENMAWLRSLPYTYRIGDVGFCHGSPIDPKAYEYIFALEQARELTPYVEELPEVTFIGHSHLCRAFAIGNGEVNDVVAQKFGIRRGYKYIISVGSVGQPRDYDNRACFVICDTDARTVEYVRVEYDIETAAQKIFDADLALNFGKRLFLGV; encoded by the coding sequence ATGCGTATCGCCGTCATCTCCGACATCCACTCCAACATCGAGGCGCTCACCGAGGTGCTCCGAGTCACCGAGCACCAGAAGGTCGACCGCATCGTGTCCCTGGGGGACATCGTCGGTTATGGCGCGTCGCCCAACCCGTGCTGTGAGCTGGTGCGCTCGGTGGCGGAGGTGACGCTGCTGGGCAACCACGACGCCGCGGTGGCGGGGCGGATGGACTACTCGTACTACTACGACGCCGCCCGGCACGCGCTGGACTGGTCCGCCAACGTCCTCACGGACGAGAACATGGCCTGGCTGCGCAGCCTCCCGTACACGTACCGGATTGGCGACGTGGGCTTCTGCCACGGCTCGCCCATCGACCCGAAGGCGTACGAGTACATCTTCGCGTTGGAGCAGGCGCGAGAGCTCACGCCCTACGTGGAGGAGCTGCCGGAGGTGACGTTCATCGGCCACAGCCACCTGTGCCGCGCGTTCGCCATCGGCAACGGCGAGGTGAATGACGTGGTGGCCCAGAAGTTCGGCATCCGCCGGGGCTACAAGTACATCATCTCCGTGGGCAGCGTCGGGCAGCCGCGCGACTACGACAACCGGGCCTGCTTCGTCATCTGCGACACGGACGCGCGCACGGTGGAGTACGTCCGGGTGGAGTACGACATCGAGACGGCCGCGCAGAAGATCTTCGACGCGGACCTGGCGCTCAACTTCGGCAAGCGCCTGTTCCTCGGGGTTTGA
- a CDS encoding TIGR02266 family protein, with protein sequence MSDNRKSARVPTLLRCWCEADNVTLYARIANLSEGGLFLRTSTPLARGARAVLRLTPGDHPEVQAEATVVWLRDAEDKSYPPGMGLQFEELDAETLGRLRRIISHQQKNPVKAVWAG encoded by the coding sequence TTGAGCGATAACCGAAAGTCCGCGCGGGTTCCCACGCTGCTTCGCTGCTGGTGCGAGGCGGACAATGTCACGTTGTACGCGCGCATCGCGAATCTGAGCGAAGGGGGCCTCTTCCTTCGCACGAGCACGCCGCTGGCCCGTGGGGCGCGAGCGGTGCTCCGGTTGACGCCGGGAGATCATCCCGAGGTGCAGGCCGAAGCCACGGTGGTATGGCTGCGGGATGCGGAGGACAAGAGCTACCCGCCAGGGATGGGGCTCCAGTTCGAAGAACTGGATGCGGAAACCTTGGGGCGGCTCCGGCGGATTATCTCCCACCAGCAGAAGAACCCCGTGAAGGCGGTCTGGGCCGGCTGA
- a CDS encoding PfkB family carbohydrate kinase — protein sequence MTLLVVGSVALDSLETPFGQKEDVLGGSATYFSTSASFFVPARVVAVVGEDFPEAHLSFLKGRGIDLEGLTRQPGRTFRWKGRYGYELNEATTLDTQLNVFQTFSPELPASYRDTPYVFLGNIHPELQSRVLDQVRSPKLVAADTMNFWIKGSRDALLKTLERVNLLFVNDAEARQLAGEHNVVKAARAILRMGPERVVIKRGEYGALLFDREHIFACPAFPLAEVFDPTGAGDTFAGGFMGMLATSAVGVDSSMLRRAMVMGSVMASFTVEKFSLERLREVTRPEIQARFAEFRSLTHFDDLGPLER from the coding sequence ATGACCCTGCTCGTCGTTGGCTCAGTTGCCTTGGACTCGCTGGAGACCCCCTTCGGACAGAAGGAGGACGTCCTCGGCGGTTCCGCCACGTACTTCTCCACGTCCGCGTCGTTCTTCGTCCCCGCGCGTGTGGTGGCCGTCGTGGGCGAGGACTTTCCCGAGGCTCACCTGAGCTTCCTCAAGGGGCGGGGAATCGACCTGGAGGGCCTCACCCGGCAGCCGGGGCGCACGTTCCGCTGGAAGGGCCGCTACGGCTACGAGCTGAACGAGGCGACGACGCTGGACACCCAGCTCAACGTCTTCCAGACGTTCTCGCCGGAGCTGCCCGCGTCCTACCGCGACACGCCCTACGTCTTCCTGGGCAACATCCACCCGGAGCTCCAGTCTCGCGTGTTGGACCAGGTGCGCTCGCCCAAGCTGGTGGCCGCCGACACGATGAACTTCTGGATCAAGGGCAGCCGCGACGCCCTGCTCAAGACGCTCGAGCGCGTCAACCTGCTCTTCGTCAACGACGCCGAGGCCCGCCAGCTCGCCGGCGAGCACAACGTCGTGAAGGCCGCCCGCGCCATCCTGCGCATGGGCCCCGAGCGCGTCGTCATCAAGCGCGGCGAGTACGGCGCGCTACTCTTCGACAGGGAGCACATCTTCGCGTGCCCCGCGTTCCCCCTGGCCGAGGTCTTCGACCCCACCGGCGCGGGTGACACCTTCGCGGGTGGCTTCATGGGCATGCTCGCCACCTCCGCGGTCGGCGTGGATTCCTCGATGCTCCGCCGCGCCATGGTGATGGGCAGCGTGATGGCGTCCTTCACGGTGGAGAAGTTCAGCCTGGAGCGACTGCGCGAGGTGACGCGCCCGGAGATCCAGGCGCGGTTCGCGGAGTTCCGGTCGCTGACCCACTTCGACGACCTGGGCCCGCTGGAGCGCTGA
- a CDS encoding MlaD family protein: protein MKKLVTPFRVGLLVIAAGAFFVAFVLFAREGGLSASDSTRVWAYFRDASGLAVRGRVQIAGIRVGEIDEISLEGTRARVFLKIRKDVDLREDAILTKRSESLLGDYLLDLNPGTESAPKLEDGGQIRRVIDTQGMEAIFESLSQITSDIQQVTGALREVLGGERGAGSLQRIVENLVRLSDSVDATVRRNADRLDVILSNFEGVSSDVRTITQSNQADVGRIVDNIEFITRDVREVLASVKSIVGSGEGDFKESVASLKQTLTKLDNTLGNLEEITRKVKDGEGAAGVLLADESVGREVRETVQDVARFASKLTDLQAEVGIQSSYLAAQGRSKNVFSVRLIPKPDKYYLLELVDDPRGTVTTEVVQSNPPSEGEPVIQTRKVTKESLKVSAQFAKRWYFTTLRVGLIESTGGVGADLHLFEDALTLKLDAFNFAADELRYPRLRATLRAQAFDHLFVVAGMDDMLNAQQRDTATQRLIAGRDFFVGGGLYFTDDDLKAIITATGLPNF from the coding sequence GTGAAGAAGCTCGTTACGCCCTTCCGTGTTGGCCTGTTGGTCATCGCCGCGGGGGCTTTTTTCGTCGCCTTCGTGTTGTTCGCGCGCGAGGGCGGCCTGAGCGCCAGTGACTCCACGCGTGTCTGGGCCTACTTCCGGGATGCGTCCGGCCTCGCCGTGCGCGGCCGCGTGCAGATCGCCGGCATCCGGGTGGGCGAAATCGACGAGATCTCCCTGGAGGGCACCCGCGCCCGCGTCTTCCTGAAGATCCGCAAGGACGTGGACCTGCGCGAGGACGCCATCCTCACCAAGCGCTCCGAGTCGCTGCTGGGCGACTACCTGTTGGATTTGAACCCCGGCACGGAGAGCGCGCCGAAGCTGGAGGATGGCGGACAGATTCGCCGCGTCATCGACACGCAGGGGATGGAGGCCATCTTCGAGTCGCTGTCGCAGATCACCTCCGACATCCAGCAGGTGACGGGCGCGCTGCGCGAGGTGCTGGGCGGAGAGCGCGGCGCCGGCTCGCTCCAGCGCATCGTCGAGAACCTGGTGCGGCTGTCGGACTCCGTTGACGCCACGGTGCGCCGCAACGCGGACCGGCTGGACGTCATCCTCTCCAACTTCGAGGGTGTGTCGTCCGACGTGCGGACCATCACCCAGAGCAACCAGGCCGACGTCGGCCGCATCGTCGACAACATCGAGTTCATCACCCGCGACGTCCGCGAGGTGCTCGCCAGCGTCAAGAGCATCGTCGGGAGCGGAGAGGGGGACTTCAAGGAGAGCGTCGCCAGCCTGAAGCAGACGCTCACCAAGCTGGACAACACGCTGGGCAACCTCGAGGAGATCACCCGCAAGGTGAAGGACGGAGAGGGCGCCGCGGGCGTGCTGCTGGCGGACGAGAGCGTGGGCCGCGAGGTCCGCGAGACGGTGCAGGATGTGGCCCGCTTCGCCTCCAAGCTCACCGACCTCCAGGCGGAAGTGGGCATCCAGAGCAGCTACCTGGCGGCGCAGGGTCGCTCGAAGAACGTGTTCTCCGTTCGGCTCATCCCCAAGCCGGACAAGTACTACCTGCTGGAGCTGGTGGACGACCCGCGCGGCACCGTCACGACGGAGGTGGTGCAGTCCAACCCTCCGTCCGAGGGGGAGCCCGTCATCCAGACCCGCAAGGTGACGAAGGAGAGCCTCAAGGTCAGCGCGCAGTTCGCCAAGCGCTGGTACTTCACCACCCTGCGCGTGGGCCTCATCGAGTCGACGGGCGGCGTGGGCGCCGACCTTCACCTGTTCGAGGACGCCCTCACGCTCAAGCTGGACGCCTTCAACTTCGCGGCGGACGAGCTGCGCTACCCCCGCCTGCGCGCCACGCTCCGGGCCCAGGCCTTCGACCACCTGTTCGTGGTCGCCGGCATGGACGATATGCTCAATGCCCAACAGCGCGACACGGCGACGCAGCGCCTCATCGCCGGCCGTGACTTCTTCGTGGGCGGCGGCCTGTACTTCACCGACGACGACCTGAAGGCCATCATCACAGCCACGGGCCTCCCCAACTTCTGA
- a CDS encoding ABC transporter ATP-binding protein yields MIEIVDLHKTFGENKVLTGINLTVPAGSTCVILGGSGSGKTVLMKHMIGLLRPDSGKVIIDGEDIVPLGVEGLQRVRNKFGMVFQAAALFDSMTVFENVAFPLREHTQLSEDELHEKVRAKLDLMGLKREVESKFPSDLSGGMRKRVGLARAVVLDPKIVLYDEPTTGLDPITTDYVDEMILAAQKGLGVTSVVISHDISSAFNVADQIAFLSKGVIVANGPPEQLRESEHPAVKVFLETWFGKN; encoded by the coding sequence ATGATTGAAATCGTGGACCTGCACAAGACCTTCGGTGAGAACAAGGTCCTCACGGGCATCAACCTCACCGTGCCCGCGGGCAGCACGTGCGTCATCCTGGGCGGCTCCGGCTCCGGGAAGACGGTGTTGATGAAACACATGATTGGCCTGCTCCGCCCCGACAGCGGCAAGGTCATCATCGACGGAGAGGACATCGTCCCCCTCGGCGTCGAGGGCCTCCAGCGCGTGCGCAACAAGTTCGGCATGGTGTTCCAGGCCGCGGCGCTCTTCGACTCGATGACGGTGTTCGAGAACGTGGCCTTCCCGTTGCGGGAGCACACCCAGCTCTCCGAGGACGAGCTGCACGAGAAGGTTCGCGCCAAGCTGGACCTGATGGGGCTCAAGCGGGAGGTGGAGTCGAAGTTCCCCTCCGACTTGTCGGGCGGCATGCGCAAGAGGGTGGGGCTGGCGCGCGCGGTGGTGTTGGACCCGAAGATCGTCCTCTATGACGAGCCCACGACGGGACTGGACCCCATCACCACGGACTATGTCGACGAGATGATCCTCGCCGCCCAGAAGGGGCTGGGGGTCACCAGCGTCGTCATCAGCCACGACATCTCCTCCGCCTTCAACGTGGCGGATCAGATTGCCTTCCTGTCGAAGGGCGTCATCGTGGCGAACGGCCCGCCGGAGCAGCTGCGGGAGTCGGAGCACCCCGCGGTGAAGGTGTTCCTGGAGACGTGGTTCGGCAAGAATTGA
- a CDS encoding ABC transporter permease, whose protein sequence is MTTQTPSKPAQEPGLFVQTVAGFGKGLIDIVSSIGGVVTLAVDVARWSVRRPYRLHNLFAQLDFVGVGSIFIVGLTGLFTGMVFALQTSEAFQLFDAESLVGPTVALTLTRELASVFSALMVTMRAGSAMCTELGTMRVTEQVDALETMAVNPVQYLLVPRVLAGLFMVPMLTILFSTAGMSGAYFVAVGGLGISPGTFLTRTQQWLEPADIYEGVIKGAIFGVSVALICCYKGFNASGGAKGVGQATTEAMVASALSIFILDFLVGIVMH, encoded by the coding sequence ATGACCACGCAGACCCCCAGCAAGCCGGCCCAGGAGCCGGGGCTTTTCGTCCAGACGGTGGCCGGCTTCGGCAAGGGCCTCATCGACATCGTCTCCAGCATCGGCGGTGTCGTGACGCTCGCCGTGGACGTGGCCCGCTGGAGCGTCCGCCGTCCCTACCGGCTCCACAACCTGTTCGCCCAGCTGGACTTCGTGGGGGTGGGCTCCATCTTCATCGTCGGGCTGACGGGCCTGTTCACCGGCATGGTGTTCGCCCTGCAGACCTCCGAGGCCTTCCAGCTCTTCGACGCCGAGAGCCTGGTGGGCCCCACGGTGGCGCTGACGCTCACCCGCGAGCTGGCGTCGGTATTCTCCGCGCTGATGGTCACCATGCGCGCGGGTTCCGCCATGTGCACGGAGCTGGGCACCATGCGGGTCACCGAGCAGGTCGACGCGCTGGAGACCATGGCCGTCAACCCGGTGCAGTACCTGCTGGTGCCTCGGGTGCTCGCGGGCCTGTTCATGGTCCCCATGCTCACCATCCTGTTCAGCACGGCGGGCATGTCGGGCGCGTACTTCGTCGCGGTCGGAGGGCTGGGCATCTCCCCCGGCACCTTCCTGACGCGCACCCAGCAGTGGCTGGAGCCCGCGGACATTTACGAGGGTGTCATCAAGGGCGCCATCTTCGGCGTCTCCGTCGCGCTCATCTGTTGCTACAAGGGCTTCAATGCCTCGGGCGGCGCCAAGGGCGTGGGCCAGGCGACGACCGAGGCGATGGTGGCCAGCGCGCTGTCCATCTTCATCCTCGATTTCCTCGTCGGCATCGTGATGCACTGA
- a CDS encoding RNA pseudouridine synthase: MTEVRILFEDGGLLVVDKPPGVPVIPGRDGGASLRDMLEARRGQKIFVVHRLDRDTSGALVFALDAQTHRSLSVAFETGKVRKRYLAWVEGRLDEPRLVDAPLIAARKGRMRVARPDEPDAKPSRTRVRPVESFDRATLVEAEPLTGRTHQIRVHLLSLGHPLLLDHQYGREQPVTEKDLGGEGDAPVLARTPLHAARVEWPALPGVAARAVDAPLPADMARTRELLRLTPR; the protein is encoded by the coding sequence GTGACCGAGGTTCGCATCCTCTTCGAGGACGGCGGGCTGCTGGTGGTGGACAAGCCGCCCGGGGTGCCGGTCATCCCCGGGCGTGACGGCGGCGCGTCGCTGCGGGACATGCTGGAGGCTCGGCGAGGGCAGAAGATCTTCGTCGTCCACCGGTTGGACCGCGACACCTCCGGGGCGCTCGTCTTCGCGCTCGATGCGCAGACCCATCGCTCGCTCTCCGTGGCCTTCGAGACCGGCAAGGTGCGCAAGCGCTACCTCGCGTGGGTGGAGGGGCGTCTCGATGAGCCTCGGCTCGTGGATGCGCCGCTGATTGCCGCGCGCAAGGGCCGCATGCGCGTGGCGAGACCGGATGAGCCCGACGCGAAGCCCTCGCGCACGCGCGTGCGTCCGGTGGAGAGCTTCGACCGCGCGACGCTGGTGGAGGCCGAGCCGCTCACGGGCCGCACGCATCAGATTCGCGTCCACCTGCTGTCGCTGGGGCACCCGCTGCTGCTGGACCACCAGTACGGACGCGAGCAGCCCGTGACGGAGAAGGACCTGGGTGGGGAAGGGGATGCCCCGGTCCTCGCGCGCACGCCGCTGCACGCCGCGCGCGTCGAGTGGCCGGCGCTTCCAGGGGTGGCGGCCAGGGCGGTGGATGCGCCGCTGCCCGCGGACATGGCTCGGACCCGCGAGCTGCTGCGGCTCACGCCGCGCTGA
- a CDS encoding pitrilysin family protein yields the protein MASRKSLTLKSSPRRAAKKAPSRAKKPAATKAAPTSRPLVFPELHESTTSSGLKVVAAERGPLPMVSMRLVIRAGSSTDPAGKHGIADFAARLLRRGTRRMSAEDIDEAVEFVGASLGVGVGEDTLSVAITTPAEHFAQMLEVMGQLVMEPTFPESEVADARERALAQFANDLDEPSVIADRAMVRALWGDHPYGHDVSGSTKTVSTFTRDDVVRFHQERLGPKVAMLVVVGSVDPMKVAQAAEKAFAGWAGGPEAPMVIPALNRVVGAGRVVVVDKPDQTQSQVRLGGPGYRMGHEDYFPSTAMNIALGGGFTSRLMNEVRVNRGLTYSIGCWFDAMHAAGIFALSTFTKTESTREIIDVSLGEIAKVRESGVKPGELRDAQTYMSGLYPLRTETNESIAHSIADMRLNGLGDDWVVKFRDRLRAVTPKQVLAVARKYCFAEAPAVVVLGKADAVKKQLRGLGPITVVPASEYE from the coding sequence ATGGCCTCCCGCAAGAGCCTCACCCTGAAGTCCTCCCCGCGCCGCGCCGCCAAGAAGGCGCCGTCCCGCGCGAAGAAGCCGGCCGCCACGAAGGCCGCCCCCACCAGCCGCCCGCTGGTGTTTCCCGAGCTGCATGAGAGCACCACCTCCAGCGGACTGAAGGTCGTCGCCGCGGAGCGCGGCCCCCTGCCCATGGTGTCCATGCGGCTGGTGATTCGCGCGGGCAGCTCCACCGACCCCGCGGGCAAGCATGGCATCGCGGACTTCGCCGCGCGGCTGCTGCGCCGAGGCACCCGCCGGATGTCGGCGGAGGACATCGACGAGGCCGTCGAGTTCGTCGGCGCGAGCCTGGGCGTGGGCGTGGGCGAGGACACGCTGTCCGTCGCCATCACCACGCCCGCCGAGCACTTCGCGCAGATGTTGGAGGTCATGGGCCAGCTGGTGATGGAGCCCACCTTTCCGGAGTCCGAGGTCGCCGACGCACGCGAGCGGGCCCTGGCCCAGTTCGCCAACGACCTGGACGAGCCGTCCGTCATCGCCGACCGCGCGATGGTGCGTGCCCTGTGGGGAGACCATCCCTACGGGCACGACGTCAGCGGCTCGACGAAGACGGTGAGCACCTTCACCCGCGACGACGTGGTGCGCTTCCACCAGGAGCGGCTGGGCCCGAAGGTGGCCATGCTGGTGGTGGTGGGCTCGGTGGATCCGATGAAGGTGGCCCAGGCGGCGGAGAAGGCCTTCGCCGGATGGGCTGGTGGACCCGAGGCGCCCATGGTCATCCCCGCGCTGAACCGCGTCGTCGGCGCGGGCCGCGTGGTGGTGGTGGACAAGCCGGACCAGACGCAGTCCCAGGTGCGCCTGGGCGGTCCGGGCTATCGCATGGGCCACGAGGACTACTTCCCGTCCACCGCGATGAACATCGCGCTGGGTGGTGGCTTCACGTCTCGGTTGATGAACGAGGTCCGCGTCAACCGGGGCCTCACCTACAGCATCGGCTGCTGGTTCGACGCGATGCACGCGGCGGGCATCTTCGCGCTCTCCACCTTCACGAAGACGGAGTCGACGCGAGAGATCATCGACGTGTCGCTGGGAGAGATCGCCAAGGTGCGCGAGTCGGGCGTCAAGCCGGGCGAGCTGCGCGACGCCCAGACGTACATGAGCGGCCTCTACCCGCTGCGCACGGAGACGAACGAGTCCATCGCGCACAGCATCGCCGACATGCGCCTGAACGGACTCGGGGATGACTGGGTGGTGAAGTTCCGCGACAGGCTGCGGGCGGTGACGCCGAAGCAGGTGTTGGCGGTGGCTCGGAAGTACTGCTTCGCGGAGGCGCCCGCCGTGGTGGTGCTGGGCAAGGCCGACGCGGTGAAGAAGCAGCTTCGCGGTCTGGGCCCCATCACCGTGGTGCCGGCGTCGGAGTACGAGTGA
- a CDS encoding pitrilysin family protein: MRKASPKSAPARAADPSLESLFDVHEATLPNGLQVRLLPNHQAPVVSLYTFFNVGSRNERPGITGISHLFEHMMFNGAKKYGPKMFDKTLEANGGSSNAYTSHDMTVYYDDFASDALETVLDLESDRMRSLRISQDMLTSEREVVKEERRVRMDNDIGGMMDEELGTLVYKAHAYRWPVIGWMADIEAISREDCQTYFRTYYAPNNAMLYIAGDIDPKKTLALVRRYYGDIPRGPAPLPVINAEPEQRGERRSTVRHPAQSPAVMIGYRGPSAKDEDTLALDVAQYVLTKGEGSRLTRSLVYEQKLAVGVGLDWSWRIDPGTILFFLELKPDSDPQKSEAALYAELEKLARDGITERELQKALNNLRSDHLRELGTNNGRAHAMGNYEALLGDWRHVLTLPSAYAAITGEKVKAAAAKYLIPERRSVVTLLPAPSEA; encoded by the coding sequence ATGCGCAAGGCTTCCCCGAAGTCCGCTCCCGCTCGCGCGGCGGACCCCTCCCTCGAGTCCCTGTTCGACGTGCACGAGGCCACGCTGCCCAACGGCCTCCAGGTGCGCCTGCTGCCCAACCACCAGGCCCCGGTCGTCAGCCTCTACACCTTCTTCAACGTGGGCAGCCGCAATGAGCGCCCCGGCATCACCGGCATCAGCCACCTGTTCGAGCACATGATGTTCAACGGGGCGAAGAAGTACGGCCCCAAGATGTTCGACAAGACGCTGGAGGCCAACGGCGGCAGCTCCAACGCGTACACATCCCACGACATGACGGTGTACTACGACGACTTCGCGTCGGACGCGCTGGAGACGGTGCTGGACCTGGAGTCGGACCGGATGCGCTCGCTGCGCATCTCCCAGGACATGCTCACCAGCGAGCGCGAGGTCGTGAAGGAAGAGCGCCGCGTCCGCATGGACAACGACATCGGCGGGATGATGGACGAGGAGCTGGGCACGCTCGTCTACAAGGCCCACGCGTACCGCTGGCCCGTCATCGGCTGGATGGCGGACATCGAGGCCATCTCCCGCGAGGACTGCCAGACGTACTTCCGCACGTACTACGCCCCCAACAACGCGATGCTCTACATCGCGGGCGACATCGACCCGAAGAAGACGCTGGCCCTGGTGCGCCGCTACTACGGCGACATCCCCCGAGGCCCCGCGCCCCTTCCCGTCATCAACGCGGAGCCCGAGCAGCGCGGTGAGCGCCGCTCCACCGTGCGCCACCCCGCGCAGTCTCCCGCCGTGATGATCGGCTACCGGGGCCCCTCCGCGAAGGACGAGGACACCCTGGCCCTGGACGTGGCGCAGTACGTGCTCACCAAGGGGGAAGGGAGCCGGCTGACGCGCTCGCTGGTGTATGAGCAGAAGCTGGCGGTGGGCGTGGGACTCGACTGGTCCTGGCGCATCGACCCCGGCACCATCCTCTTCTTCCTGGAGCTCAAGCCGGACTCCGACCCGCAGAAGTCGGAGGCCGCGCTGTACGCGGAGCTGGAGAAGCTGGCGCGCGACGGCATCACCGAGCGCGAGCTCCAGAAGGCGCTCAACAACCTTCGCTCGGACCACCTGCGCGAGCTGGGCACCAACAATGGCCGCGCCCACGCGATGGGCAACTACGAGGCCCTGCTGGGTGACTGGCGGCACGTGCTCACCCTGCCTTCCGCCTACGCCGCCATCACGGGCGAGAAGGTGAAGGCCGCCGCCGCGAAATACCTCATCCCCGAGCGCCGCTCCGTCGTGACGCTGCTGCCCGCGCCCTCCGAGGCGTGA
- a CDS encoding response regulator transcription factor — protein sequence MDRTRIFVVEDQPQLLKNLLKVLSTFEELDVVGSSQEGEGAVEDIVRVRPQLVLLDLELPGINGIQVTQKVKRQAPEVEILILTSFDDEQKVYEAIQAGASGYLVKRVGPEKIRAGIQEVMAGGTVLEPIIARRFWNYFQSVQARPATPEKKAENPWKLTPTEFEVLRFVAKGLSNAEVGQVMTLERRTVRTHLSHIYRKMGVNSHVEAVVMALREGVVDL from the coding sequence ATGGACCGCACTCGAATCTTCGTCGTCGAGGACCAGCCCCAGCTGCTCAAGAACCTGCTCAAGGTGCTGAGCACGTTCGAGGAGCTGGACGTCGTGGGCAGCAGCCAAGAGGGGGAGGGGGCGGTGGAGGACATCGTCCGCGTCCGCCCGCAGCTCGTGCTCCTGGACCTGGAGCTGCCCGGCATCAACGGCATCCAGGTGACGCAGAAGGTGAAGCGCCAGGCGCCCGAGGTGGAGATCCTGATCCTCACCTCGTTCGACGACGAGCAGAAGGTCTACGAGGCCATCCAGGCGGGGGCCTCCGGCTACCTGGTGAAGCGCGTGGGGCCGGAGAAGATTCGCGCTGGAATCCAAGAAGTCATGGCGGGGGGCACCGTCCTGGAGCCCATCATCGCCCGCCGCTTCTGGAACTACTTCCAGTCCGTCCAGGCCAGGCCCGCCACGCCCGAGAAGAAGGCGGAGAACCCCTGGAAGCTGACGCCCACCGAGTTCGAGGTGCTGCGCTTCGTGGCCAAGGGGCTGTCCAACGCGGAGGTAGGGCAGGTGATGACGCTCGAGCGGCGGACCGTCCGGACGCACCTGTCGCATATCTACCGGAAGATGGGCGTCAACTCCCATGTGGAGGCGGTGGTGATGGCCCTGCGTGAAGGTGTCGTGGACCTGTAG